From Eptesicus fuscus isolate TK198812 chromosome 14, DD_ASM_mEF_20220401, whole genome shotgun sequence, one genomic window encodes:
- the RPA3 gene encoding replication protein A 14 kDa subunit: MMVEVMELPKSRINASMLAQSIDRPVCFVGRLEKIHPTGKMFILSDGEGKSATIELMEPLDEEISGIVEVVGRVTAKATIMCSSYVQFKEDNHPFDLGLYNEAVKIIHEFPQFFPLGVMQYD, from the exons atgatggtggaggtgatggagttGCCTAAGTCGCGTATCAACGCCAGCATGCTAGCGCAGTCCATCGACCGGCCCGTCTGCTTCGTAGGGAGGCTGGAAAAG attcATCCCActggaaaaatgtttattctttcaGATGGAGAAGGGAAAAGTGCAACCATTGAGTTGATGGAGCCT CTTGATGAAGAAATCTCTGGAATTGTGGAAGTAGTTGGAAGAGTAACAGCCAAGGCAACCATTATGTGCTCATCTTATGTCCAGTTTAAAGAAGATAACCATCCTTTTG atCTTGGACTTTACAATGAAGCTGTGAAAATTATCCATGAGTTCCCTCAgttttttcctttgggggttaTGCAATATGATTGA